A stretch of Henckelia pumila isolate YLH828 chromosome 4, ASM3356847v2, whole genome shotgun sequence DNA encodes these proteins:
- the LOC140862323 gene encoding uncharacterized protein, translating to MPLWVEFDWLRQAVLNDPVLQQVIRRVGPANEPMGPYTVVNGNLIHKGRLVLPKGSNLVQKILGECHTTPSGGHSGGLRTLKRVAGNFYWVGMKADVLKMVAECDICQRQKYQATKPSGLLQPLPIPELVWEDVSLDFIVGLPKSRGFDVIMVVVDRLSKYSHFILHKHPFNAKGVAENFIKEIVRLHGVPRQPPVLTNFVLGETKVAAVGLELSDRDEVLRHLKYNLQRAQNSMTKYANGRRKNMKFQVGDLVGSMAYKLQIPKGSKIHHVFHVSLIKWAVGAGHALQEIPRGLDADFIMGFEPHKVLSTRIKRMGTNDKLEVLISWKDKATEEATWEDAKEREAQFPHFTLEDKANLKGEGIVRVLEDHPKPNVKFVYTRRHKNPV from the exons ATGCCACTTTGGGTGGAGTTTGATTGGTTGAGACAGGCAGTGCTTAATGATCCCGTATTACAACAAGTGATCAGGAGAGTGGGGCCGGCAAACGAACCCATGGGACCCTACACCGTGGTCAATGGTAACTTGATACACAAGGGAAGACTGGTGCTACCAAAGGGGTCTAATTTAGTTCAAAAGATACTGGGTGAATGTCATACTACCCCATCGGGGGGCCATTCCGGTGGGTTACGTACACTAAAACGAGTAGCTGGAAACTTTTATTGGGTGGGCATGAAGGCAGATGTCCTTAAAATGGTAGCGGAATGTGATATATGCCAGAGACAAAAATACCAAGCCACGAAACCTTCGGGGTTGCTACAACCCCTTCCCATTCCGGAATTAGTGTGGGAGGATGTGTCCTTGGATTTCATCGTAGGGTTGCCAAAATCGAGGGGCTTTGATGTGATAATGGTGGTGGTTGATAGGTTGTCAAAATACAGTCACTTCATACTGCACAAACATCCCTTCAATGCTAAAGGAGTGGCAGAAAATTTTATCAAGGAAATCGTTCGTTTGCATGGAGTCCCTCG GCAGCCCCCGGTGTTAACAAATTTTGTACTTGGGGAGACGAAGGTGGCAGCAGTGGGGCTGGAACTGAGTGATCGCGATGAGGTTTTACGGCACCTCAAATATAATCTCCAGCGGGCTCAAAACAGTATGACCAAATATGCCAATGGTCGAaggaaaaatatgaaatttcaAGTAGGTGACTTG GTGGGTAGTATGGCATACAAGCTGCAGATACCGAAAGGGTCCAAAATCCATCATGTGTTCCATGTGTCTTTGATTAAATGGGCAGTCGGGGCTGGACATGCACTACAGGAGATTCCAAGAGGATTGGACGCAGATTTCATTATGGGGTTTGAACCCCACAAGGTGTTATCCACCAGGATCAAGAGGATGGGGACAAATGACAAGCTGGAAGTGCTCATTTCCTGGAAAGATAAAGCTACAGAGGAAGCAACATGGGAGGATGCAAAAGAAAGGGAAGCTCAGTTCCCTCACTTTACCCTTGAGGACAAGGCTAATTTGAAGGGAGAGGGTATTGTTAGGGTCTTGGAGGATCACCCAAAGCCCAATGTCAAATTTGTATATACAAGAAGGCATAAAAATCCCGTTTAG